The following proteins come from a genomic window of Carassius gibelio isolate Cgi1373 ecotype wild population from Czech Republic chromosome B8, carGib1.2-hapl.c, whole genome shotgun sequence:
- the hpdb gene encoding 4-hydroxyphenylpyruvate dioxygenase, giving the protein MTSYTDKGEKHEQGKFVCFDHLTFWVGNAKQAASYYCNKLGFEPVAYRGLETGSRDVVSHVVKQGKIIYVFTSALNPGNKEMGDHLVKHGDGVKDVAFTVENCDFLVEKARERGAIIIKEPHVVEDKFGRVKLAVLQTYGDTTHTFVERAGYNGLFLPGFHAPLFCDPFLAKLPSGKLDFIDHVVGNQPDSEMVPIVEWYQRNLLFHRFWSVDDKQLQTDYSALRSIVVANYEETVKMPINEPAMGKRKSQIQEYVEYYGGAGVQHIAMNTSDIITAIRNLKERGMEFMTVPDTYYQQLREKLKLSKVRIVEDIRILEELRILVDFDDNGYLLQIFTKPVQDRPTVFLEVIQRHNHQGFGAGNFKSLFEAIEADQNARGNLTILTPNGTSQKL; this is encoded by the exons ATG ACATCCTACACTGACAAAGGTGAAAAG CACGAGCAGGGCAAGTTTGTCTGCTTTGATCATCTCACTTTCTGGGTTGGAAATGCCAAACAG GCAGCATCTTATTACTGTAACAAGCTGGGTTTTGAGCCCGTGGCGTATCGTGGGCTGGAGACAGGTAGTCGTGATGTTGTGTCTCATGTGGTGAAACAGGGGAAG ATAATTTATGTCTTCACCTCTGCCTTGAATCCTGGTAATAAAG AGATGGGAGATCACCTGGTAAAACATGGAGATGGTGTCAAAGATGTAGCTTTCACTGTAGAGAACTGTGACTTCCTGGTAGAG AAAGCGAGAGAACGAGGTGCCATCATCATTAAAGAGCCTCACGTTGTGGAGGATAAGTTCGGCAGGGTGAAGCTCGCAGTGCTGCAGACA TATGGTGATACCACTCATACATTTGTAGAGCGGGCAGGATATAATGGGCTCTTCCTCCCAGGATTCCATGCTCCTCTGTTCTGCGACCCTTTCTTAGCAAAACT GCCAAGTGGGAAGCTGGACTTCATTGACCATGTGGTTGGAAATCAGCCTGACAGTGAGATGGTGCCAATAGTGGAGTG GTATCAGAGGAACCTGCTGTTCCACAGATTCTGGTCTGTAGATGACAAGCAGTTGCAGACTGACTACAGTGCGCTGCGCTCCATAGTAGTGGCCAACTATGAAGAAACTGTGAAAATGCCAATTAATGAACCAGCCATGGGGAAGCGCAAGTCCCAGATTCAG GAGTATGTGGAGTATTATGGTGGTGCAGGGGTTCAGCACATCGCCATGAACACCTCTGACATCATCACAGCA ATCCGTAACCTAAAGGAACGTGGTATGGAGTTCATGACCGTGCCTGACACTTACTACCAGCAGCTCAGGGAGAAGCTGAAGCTTTCCAAAGTCAGAATTGTTGAGGACATCAGAATATTGGAG GAACTTAGAattttggtggattttgatgacAATGGCTACCTACTCCAGATCTTCACCAAACCGGTACAGGACAGGCCTACAGTGTTTCTGGAGGTCATCCAGAGACACAACCACCAA GGGTTTGGTGCTGGAAATTTCAAATCTCTGTTTGAGGCTATTGAAGCAGACCAGAATGCCAGAGGAAACCTCACCATCCTTACACCTAATGGCACATCACAGAAACTCTGA